The genomic interval GGGAGTGCTGGACGGCACGCTGAGCAGGTGCGGCGTGGAGGGGCCCAAACTGGGCGCTGGTTCAGAGGCATGGCGCTCGATCCGCGGTGGAACGGTTAGCaggtgatgatggtggtgcaCAGCCGGCTGGTGGTGCAGATGATGCGAGCCCGTGGTAGAGTAATCTCTGGCCGTGGCACTCGTAGCACCCGCAGCATTGAATGGATCAAAGTCGAGCGTCGTGGCAGCCGTATCCGGGGATATCTGATTCGTGGACGAGATGCTGTCGCTGTCCCGTTTCACCCTCGGCTGGCGGGTGAGCACCCTGTTGCGCTTGGTGCCCATCACGGCGGGCGAACTGGGCGTGCCATCTGGATCACATTCGCCGGATCCCACGCCTCCGATGCTGAAGGAGCGCTCGAagctgccgctgccaccgctgctgctgctggcggccGCCAAAGGAGGATGTGGCGGATGAGGAGCATGCGCCGGACTGGGTTCTGCAAGGAAAGCGGTTCAAAGGATTAGTTTTGGAGCTGGTTTAGAAAGCCAGGACACGGTCGCTTTAGGTTCATGACGAAATGTAAGTATTTCAAATACTTTGGCACCATTTTCGAATCAATTGTAAGTATATTTCAAGTCATCCAATCTGCAACCGTGTCTTTCTGAATGgggaaaagcgaaatgaaGCCAGGGGAGCAGGTGGAGTATGTTGTAGTTTTGAAAGTTTATTCGTTTCTTGCACATCGACTACAGTCTAGAATGTTCGTTCCATCGCGATATTCGTTTGGGGCGCGCATTACTTGGTATGGTACATGCAACTTATAATACAATCGGTTCTTTATGCACTTACGctgatttaaataatttatatatatatttaacacaCATAACTAGCGTAGTTATTGGTACTTTGCAATTGTAGGAAACAGAGTTAGTAATATTTGCTTATTGTTTCGGCTATTTTCGCGTTGTTTCATCCgtgttctgttctgttctgttctgtttggTTGTTCGGTTTTGCATGTTTCCGGGGTTTTGTGTTTCTGTGGTCtgggatcggatcggatcgggtTGGCTTGGGGATCGTAGGGATCCTCCGTGGTATACCATGCGTGTGGGTGAGTGTAATAAAAGTCCATTATCAAAGTTTACGTTACTCTATGACTTCTAACAAATCACGCTTAGTTCTTAGTATGCCTTGACACAATATAAAAAGTTCTCTATTAgtacaatatttatatgaatCGTTTAAAAAACACACTATTCGTAATCGTTATTCAAAACCGGAATTGTATCTCCGCTTTCCGTCTTcgtttctgttttggtttccTATTTGCCTTTAGCTGCAGTCTCCGTTTAGGATTTTGGGTGGTTACGAGTTATCTTTAAGTTTCGTTTGTTtgcgtatctgtatcttgtAGTCCGTCACCGATGTTGTCGCATCGCTATTTGTATGTACATTGTCTATGTACAAAGAAATCGGATAAAAACAAGTGCCGAAGTAAACGAGTCCCCCTGAAAAACACCCCCTTCTTAGATATGTTGTTTTCGGatttggaaatatatatatatataacctAGAGTCGATCACCGTAAAACCATGTGCCAGCGCAGCCTTGAGTAACTCAgaaggaaatgaaaaaaattgtgtGGATACATtcacaaatataaatatatatacatatatattgatTGGTACATATTTATCATACATATCCGGTTCGCTTAAatgctcctcctccacctcctccgccgaTCTAGTAGCTTAGTCTATGCTCTTGACACTCGATCTTATTCGGCATGGAGTTGGGAGTCGCTAACGATTACGCCTATGCGTCAAATTGAGTGGATTTGCGTCACTGTACACAGAAAATGTTTTCACATTGATAGGGAAGCTAAATATAATGCTCACGGGGAGGTCCTACATACTGATATTTGCTATTGTAACACAAGTGCAGAAATGAAATCTCTTTCGAAACGAAGAAGAAAACTTATTTCTGATGCGCCAGAGCCTAGCAAACCGCAGGATGTggggaatttttttttgccagaaATTGCCAATAAATCTCATTTCGTCCTTAATGTTTAGCATTACGATTACAAATAGAATTTTTGGTTTAGTCCATTGCTTGCTTGCATTACAGAAAGTGGAATATGGAACGGATTCCGCAAGGTTTGATCGGCTGCTGGCACACAGCACCACTTTTTAGCTGCAATTGCTTACAAATCATTTTATGTTCGCGATTAACactaataaaattttataatttatgtacAATTACATTATTCTTTTACACGTAatatagctatatatatatatatatatatatatcgaaGATCTGCACTACCGATTTCTTAGTTAACAATCGTAAAAATGTAGGGTTCAAAACATTTAGCTTAAGGAATTAGGTTCTATGTAATTATTACAAGTGCGGCCGGCTTGCCTGCTCTCTTAATTCGCTTCGCTCCTTTCCTTTCCCCCTTTTTCCTTCCGATCCTCCTGATTCGCTTAGCTCTGCTCAGCGCAGGAATCCGATCCGATTTCACTTGTGCTTCATCCTCGGCCGACATATCGAATCATATTGCCACTTTGCCGTACAAGCGGGTGCGCTATATACACTAGATTGCTGCCGTTGCTCTAATACCTGTATCGATCGTTTTGGGGGCTCTGTGTCCGAAACTAGAACTACGATTTGTCCAAGTACTGCAGGCCTGTGTTAGTCACCGTAGCCACCGGCGGTGCAGCCACCGTCACAAAGTTGTTGATGAGGAAACTGTGGGCCATGCCCATTGGAACGGAGACGGGCATGGCTGATATGCTCAGGGATTCCGCTGGCTCGCTGGCGGCCATCACGGCGGCTGCCTGCAGCAGAGTGGCCGTCCCCGCCTGGCTCGAAATCGTATTCTATATTGAGTTGAAGTTAATACTCTGTAGATTCATGGCGGTGGTCGGATTAACGTTGATGGTGCCGGTGCCTGCACCCGTTCCCGCACCTGCTCCGCCGCCGGTGGCTTCGATATACCGCTGTCGCGTCATCGAGTGGACATTGCTAGGCGAATCCATGTAACGCGGATCGAACAGGCTCATCACCCCGATCGCTGGGTGCGAGTTTCCTCCGGCCGGCAGACTTCCAGCTCCGCTTCCCAGGCCAGCGTGGTGCGGGGTGCACATGAGCGAAGGCGTCGGGGTCTCCGCCTGTGGTGGTATCTGCATGCCGAGCGTTTCGTTGGTGTTGTCATCACCCTGATTGGTTGAGGGCGTGGGCGACGGTGACAGATTCGGCTCCTGTTTAACGACGCGCGCTTTAATGCTGGGCCGTGACACGGGATAGCCCCGCTTTTTGTATTCCAGCCACAGTGTCCTGTTGTTCACTCCGTAAAGTCGTGCTGCCTTGCAGAATCCGATACCTCCCGTGCGTACCGCCTCCAGGGCTCGGATAAAGTTCTCGTCTCCCTGCGGATTTACTGATCTCTTGCGCTTCACCACCTGGTTGGCCGCTCCAGTGGCTCCACCGTTTCCAGCACTGGCATTGCCCGCTCCTCCGCCAGCAGCACTGGCTCCACCAACTCCCGCGTGCACGGGGGACTGGGTCGGCGTGGGTCCCTGACTGTAGACCGATTGCACCATGTTTGATTCATTGGGTGAGGTGGGCGAAAGGTTTTGGGCCGCCGTCGCATAGCTACCGACTAGGTTGTTCACGGTAATGATCTGCGACGAGTAGGCCTGTCCGGAGGCGGAGgcctgctcctgctgttgctgctgctggtagtgcagctgctgcaggtgctgctgctgttgggtgGCCTGCTGTTGTGCTTcatgctgctgccgctgatcGCTATTGACGCCGCCGGCGCTATTCGCACCACTGCTCTGGCTACCGGCACCACCACCGCTGCCACCGCCGTTGCCCAGCAAGTTGGACTGGCAGGCGGGCAGGGAGAAGCGCGGATAGTTGGAATCGACAACTGTCCATTGCAGACCTGGGAaggggagagagagagagacagcgAATGAAAGATTGTTTCTGTTACTGGTACTGAGGCATTTCGATCGAAATTGAAGTTGAGATCGCTCTCTCCTAGCTCTAATGGATCGGGATTaggtctggtctggtctggttgGTCCCAGTCCTGTTTGATCTTAGTTCGGTTGTGTTGGTACTGAGACAGTTTATAGGTTCTGAGGCAGTTTATAGAGGTACAATAGGTACAATAGAGGTAGGTAGTAGAGGAAAGATTGCTAAGGCTAAATCATTATCATCGGAAACCGCTGTTTGAAATtcccacaaaacaaaaatcaaataacgCAAGTAAACGCAAATCGAGAATGaacaattgaaaaacaaatcaTAGGTTTAGTTTTTGgaagttttggtttttgttttggactCTGTGCTAGCTCTCTCCCATTCCCAAGTTCAGGCAGgattcggttttttttttttttttggaatacAATACACAATAATAGTTAAACATAGAAAATTTCGGCATTTCACAAATATTTCGTTGCACTTAGTCGGTAAATCGGTAATGAATAATCGGTATGCTAGATCTCATATTTAGCTTTAGCATTCATTTCTCCAAGCGCTGTGTACTGAAATTGTTTCGAAATGGCACCGTTCGTGTGTGAGATATGCAGATGAAGTATGATTGTGGGCATTATTTCGATGGGTGAATCGAGAGTACACAGTGGTTCGGACTTAAGATTGTTTTGATTAAGAGAACAAAGGTGACAGTGCTTTTCAGTTCAATGAACCCATTACTAAGTTCGCAAATGATACCTACAGTGTAAAGATCCATTCTTTCAGTCATGTCAAGTAGATGCTCGTTTCAAAAAAGTCTAGTGATTTTAACATACTGTTCCCCCTTGACTCAGCTTTCTTTTGACTACGAATTGCAGTTAAGTACtctgtgttttgtgtttcgtttaaaagtaatcaaggcaaaacaaaactaagAAAGGATAAATAGAATCCATCCTGGCGAATGAAATCCCTACCCGATGAACAATGAGCTTTGATGAAACAGTGTGCTGGCTTTTGATTTCCAATTGCGACTTACCCGAGTGCGAGGACTGGGAGTTCGGTGCGTCGTGCTCCGATGGTGTAGTGCCGCCGGAGATATCCAAGGGCATCGTTTGGTTCACTCCACCAATGTCCACTTCGGGCTTCTGCACGTGGGCACcgagaagaaaaagaaaacaattagTGTGTTTGCTCATGCGGACGAGGGTACAAGGTTAACGTGACCAATTTCATTACAATTTGCATGTGTAAGTGTCCGTGTCCATCGTCCAGATCCGAGTCCTGCGGCTGCTGGTCCAGCTCAGCGCTGGCCGACTCCTTGAGCAGCTTGGCCGCGTGCAATGAGTGGCCGGCCAAACCGCCGCCCGCACCAAATGTCATCTGGTTCATCTGGGCGAGACTGAGACCGGCGTTGCCCGCACCACTGCCTGCGTCCAGGGAGCTGTTGTGCTGCTCTTCCGCATTGTTGCGATCGCCTGAGCCTGCGTAAGCgtaaaaaaccattaattcTTGAATCGTTAAAATGTTGAATCTATCACGACGATGCTTTACCCAACTCCAACTCACCGTTATTCGAGGATTTGCGCAAGCGCTTGCGCCTGGTGGCCGGCGATGTTCCAGCGCTCAAAGGTGATGGCGTACGTCGCATCTGGTGGTGATGCGTCTGCGCCGCCTGCGCCTGTCCgccctgctgttgctgatggtggtggtgatgatgctgctgctgttgttgctgctgctgggcctgttgctgttgctgctgcaactgctgctgctgctggtggtgatggtgctgctgctgtgcctgTTGCTGggcctgctgttgctgctggaacTGCTGGGCCTCGCTGCTGCTCCACAGGGAGTCCCCCACGCTGCTTCCACTGGCAGCCCCAAGGCTTCCAGCCGAGTTGCCCGCTCCAGTGCCCACTCCTGCGCCGCCCACCAATTCGGTGCCGTCGGTCGAGGACTTGCTGTCTGACTTGGTAAGATTGGCCGGATCCGTTGGCATCTCCGCTAGACCTTTGATCTTCAGCATCTCGGCGGTCTTGAGGATGTgcggcagctgctcctgcgACACATTGACCTCGCCGTAGTACATGAAATCCACCATGGTCTTTAGGTCATCGTACTGCACGTCCTTCAGGATGACAATGGGATGTTGGCACGGATTTGTTGTGAACAAAGCCTATTGAACacatttaatgtttaatttagTTCTCAAGGAATATGCGCTGCAGTGGTCTCCAACTTACCTGAAAGTACGAACTGCAGGCGGACAGCACGATTTTGTGGGCCTGCAGCTGCCGACCCTCGGCTGCCAGGGTGACGTCCACCAGGGTGCCATTGTGCAGCAGCGAGGAGCACACGGAGATGAAGTTTGGCTGGTGGTTGTTCCACCGCAGGCAGAACTGCTGCACGGACATACTGGCGAGGGGTCCGGATCCGCGTCCGGGATGCGGATTTGGAGCTCCCTAAACCTCAATCTCCGGAGcaacctcctcctcctgctcccgctcctctccgcctcctcctcctttccttttttgtaGCCAATTAATTCGCACTGATAACACTTTTTATCGCCTCCCGCTCGCCGCtctattgatttttattaattttcctttGCTTTCCGGTGTTTtgttcgcttttgtttttcactctgcctttttaatcaattaaattttatgaaCAATCGCTGtctgtgcatgtgtgtgtgcgtgtgggggGTCGggatttcggtttttggggGGTGCCGACTTCTATGCCGCACGCATCGCGAGTCACTGCAAAAGGGGTAATAAAAATGGggtttaaataaatcaaacattaTCGATGGTTACACAAATTGCTCAACAACAAATTCcactctctcgctctcttcATCTCTTTTGCCTTTCACAGCTGCGCGCTCTCCTCGCttacaataaaaagaaaacagaaacaacaacaacgacagcaaCGGCGGGACTGCGTGTGTATGTAATTATACAGTCGCGAAAatgaaacacacacatactggCACACCACAGCCatacttgttgttgttgctgcccgCTGGccaaagttttatttttgataaaacCGAGAACGTAACGAAATCGTATAGCTTTTTGTATAGCCGCAGCGTTGTAGACCttgaattttctttaattctTATGACGTAATTATATACGCGCCCCGCGCTCCGacctctctttcgcacttaATCGCCAACCCCAGCCCATCTCCCTCACTCTATCACCCACACAGACGACCGCCGACGACGTACTAATCGCTGCTTCTTCGTTTATTCATCGTATCgatattttcagttttctgtgCTTCAgtcgtatttatttatgtcgCGCGTTATTTTCGTATGTCTTTTAGGGGCACAAAGCTGATGCACAAACTAGCGGAGCGCCACATGTTTTTCACTTGCTTTTCGCCCTCAGAaaaattatttctttctttttatcgctttaacaaACTTTGACTTTTTGTGGTAGGTTTTTGCTGTtgtatttcttctttttcttttgctttccaaaaacaaaatggcgcGCAACAAATTTATGCGAGGGGCAAAACAACACCGAAAACCGTTCGAACGAGCTGAATTTCAATGCGTTTGGATGCCGCACTGTTTGCGCCAACATATTTACCactttttacattattttaatgcGAATTTTCAGACGAAAAACGCATATGAAAATTCTTACGTTTTACTTCTTTATGCGAAAGATTTTTGTGACTATATGGCAACTTTGCGTAAGACGAGTTGGCAGGTCGCTGAACAGTGTGACCACTCACAGAACAAAACTATATACCAAATTACTAAAAATTCTCCAGAACTTTCAATTAAGTTGTTAATTGTGCTTAAATGgtcaaaaatttattgtttttttcaaatgtttcctACGgtaatacatattatttatttcattcgGCGTTGCCACACTTTCCCTGAATTTTTGCACTCAAGGGAACTAGTTTGGTTCCCTTGGTGACTCGCGAATTTGTTGTTGGCTTTGGCTAGAGATGGCAGTATTGAATACACTACGATAGCCTGCAGCCACCAAATTGAAGTAATTGTGCTTATTGGGCGGTAAAATACGTAAATACCACTTAATAGCCGTTATAAGGAATGTAAATAGTGGTAAGAATTGTTAAAAGTTAATTGTAACCAGCAGAACACCATCTGAAGACATCGATATTCGCATTGCTGTGCTCGCCGGTATCGATGCATTTTCGCCTGTTCATCTCtaagcagcagctgcaaaaaaaatcaactaTACTATTTTACATTCGGTGCGTAAAGTTTATGAGAAAAGAGCTGTTCACAGGATACCAGATAGCGTCATGGAGGAACTACGCAAGCATTTATCTAAGGTGAACGTGCCCTGCGCATCCGGGGCGGGCAGTCCTCCGATCTACAAGGACGAGTGCGTCTACTCCTACGACAATCCCGAGACGCCCACCGGCTTATACGTGTGCCTGCACagctttttgggttttggcgAGGCGTACGTGCGGGAGTACGCCGACAAGACCGGCAACCGGGTCTTCCTTCACATCCAGCGGGTGAAGACGCCCAAGGAGGGCGCCGATACAGAGGCTGAATGCGATCCAGAGTCGGAGGCTGGGCCGGAACGGAAGATCACCCGCCTGGCCATCGGTGTCGAGGGTGGCTATAACGAGTCGGACATGGCCAAGAAGTACGAGATCAAGGACACGTACAGCATCGTGGTGGCCCCCCAGCTGGACAAGAAGCTGCCCTATCCGGATCCGGAGCTGCCCATGCGTGTCACCCAGGCGGTGGAGGCGATCCTGGCCGCTGACTCGGCAATTGCCAAGCTGGAGAAGGCCACGCTGATGGGTTAGTTGCAGGATTGTTGTCTCGTGAATCCGAAGTTAACctaaaatcaattattttacAGGCACCTGGGATGGTGAAGTGCGTCAGGCCTCGAAGTACGCAGAGAACCTGCAGCAGCTGGACAATGGCAAGAAGATTCCGCCATCCGGCTGGCAGTGCGAGAAGTGTGATTTGACCAACAACCTCTGGCTTAATCTGACCGATGGCTCGATCATGTGCGGTCGCAAGTTCTTTGACGGCAGTGGAGGCAACGATCACGCCGTGGAGCACTACAGAGTGACGGGTTTCCCGCTGGCGGTGAAACTGGGCACCATCACCGCTGATGGCAAGTCGGATGTGTTCTCCTACCCGGAGGACGACATGGTACTTGATCCCCACCTAGAGCGCCATCTCTCCCACTTTGGCATCAACATGGCGGCGATGAAGAAGAGCGAGAAGTCGATGGTGGAGCTTGAGTTGGATATTAACCAGCGGATCGGCGAGTGGTCGGCACTTACAGAGAGCGAAAGTGAGCTGCAGCCTCTGGCTGGTCCTGGATACACTGGCATGCGCAATCTGGGCAACTCCTGCTACATCAACAGCGTGATGCAGGTGCTCTTCGTCATCCCAGACTTCCAGCAGCGGTTCGTGGGCACCGGAGCGGAACGCTATTTCAGCGAGTTCCCCAGCGACCCGGCCAATGACTTCAACATTCAAATGGCCAAGCTTGGAACCGGTCTGCAGTCGGGAAAGTACAGCAGTATTGCCGAGAACACTCTGGACACCGATCACAGCACCGGAATCTCGCCGGCCATGTTTAAGAACATTGTGGGCAAGAATCACCCAGATTTCAGCACCAAACAACAGCAGGATGCCAACGATTTCTATCTGCATTTGCTCACCCTGCTGGACAGGAATTCACGGAACCAAACTAATCCTGCAGATGCTCTAAAGTTTCTGCTGGAGGATCGCGTTGAGTGTCTCGCTAGCCGCAAGGTGAAGTACAAGACACGCGAGGAATACAGTTTCCGTCTGCCTGTTCCGTTGGATAAGGCCACCAATCTGGATGAGGTGCGGGAGTTTCAGGAGCGTGAGAAGGCGGCCCGCGAGACCGGACAACGGCTTCTGGATCGCGACATCGTGAGACACAAGGTTCCCCTACAGGCTTGTCTGGAAAGGTTCTTCGGCCCGGAGCTGATCGAGCAATTCTACTCCACTGCCATTGATGGCAAGACGAATGCCAGGAAAATCACGCGATTGGCCACCATGCCCGACTGCCTGATGATTCACGTAGGAAAGTTCACGCTGGGCGACGACTGGGTGCCCAAGAAACTGGACGTTTCCGTGGACATGCCCGATGAACTGGATCTGAGCAACTGGCGCTCCACTGGTGGCTTGCAGCCTGGTGAGGAGGCTCTTCCTGAGCCCGCCGCAGAGGAGGTGAAGTTTACATTTGACGAGGCGGTCATGTCCGAGCTGCTGACCATGGGCTTTCCACCAGAAGCCTGCAAGCGTGCCTGCTTCCACACGAAAAACAGCGGACTGGAGGCAGCTTCTAACTGGTTGATGGAGCACATCGCTGACGAGGATATCTCGGAGCCATTTGTGGTGCCGAACAACAGCATTGGAGACAGCGCAGCCAACCAGTTTGTGGCCAATCCCGAGAGCCTGGCCATGCTCATGAGCATGGGCTTCGACGAACGACAGGCTGTGGCTGCTCTGAAGGCGACCGATGGCAATGTGGAGCGTGCCACTGACTGGATATTCTCACACGCCGATTCCATTGGTGTTGAGGAAGTTGCCCCCGCATCGAATTCATCAGCTGCAGCGGCTTCCTCGGCGCCCAATAAGACCGACTACCGCGATGGAGGCGGCAAGTACCGTCTAGTGGCATTCATCTCACACATGGGCACCTCCGCCCAGGTGGGACACTACGTCTGTCACATTCGCAAGAAGGGTGAATGGGTGATCTTCAACGACAGCAAGGTGGCCAAGTCTCAGAACCCACCCAAGGACCTCGGCTATCTGTATCTCTACATGCGCGAGCAGTAGCCAGCCCGATCTCAGTCCAATCCGAATCACCCCAGTCCCACAACCTAATATTATGCGCCCTgaaaaatggaatttaataataaactaCATATACAGTGCTGCAATAGGTTTTTTTGAGgcttcaaaactttttaaaggGAAACTTATCTTTCGCGGATTTCTACTATACAATCCAACCAAATGATGAGTCATATGCTTGAATGATATATCCATTCCTGATGACTAATATTTCGCGTACATATGAACATGTGTagctaaaaacaagagagaacgctatagtcgagttccccgactatctgatacccgttactcagctagtctaagtgcgaaggacagtttttggcggtttgtgggcgttagagtgggcgtggccaaaagttttttggcaaatagatagaaatttacaagactaatacaaaaatgaaaaaatatcaaaacatttttcaaaagtgtgggcgtggcagctttgggctgtttgtgggcgttagagtgggcgtggccaaaagttttttagtaaatagatagaaatttacaagactaaaacaaatatgaaaaaatatcgaaacatttttcaaaagtgtgggcgtggcagctttgggcggtttgtgggcgtggcaaaaagtttttttgcaaatcgatagaaatttacaagaccaatacaaaaatgaaaaaatattaaaacatttttcaaaaatgtgggcgtggcagttttgggcggtttgtgggcgttagagggggcgtggcaacctgaatcgacaaacttgcgctgcgtctatgtccctggagtctgtatacttaatctcaactttctagcttttgtagttcctgagatctcgacgttcatacggacagacggacagacggacagacagacggacggacagacggacatggccagatcgactcggctactgatcctgattaagaatatatatactttatatggtcggaaacgcttccttctgcctgttacatacttttcaacgaatctagtatacccttttactctacgagtaacgggtataataattcCATGAAAGAATACAATAGATGTGCGTTTTTAACTGGAATTTTATTCAGTTTTCTTAGCACTCGACTCCTTGGAAATAGGAACAAGATCTCTAATGATGCCGTTCAGCCGATCTGCGAATGCTTGGAAGGAGAACTTCTGCTGAACGCGCTTGTGACCCTGGTCACCCATTTTCACACGCAGCTGCTCATCTCGGAAAAGCTGGTGCATTGCTCCACCAAAGCTCTTCTCGGTTTTTTCGCACAGAAAGCCCGTTGAAGTGTTCACCACCGTTTCGGTGGGTCCACCGCT from Drosophila yakuba strain Tai18E2 chromosome 3L, Prin_Dyak_Tai18E2_2.1, whole genome shotgun sequence carries:
- the LOC6533423 gene encoding AF4/FMR2 family member lilli isoform X1 translates to MSVQQFCLRWNNHQPNFISVCSSLLHNGTLVDVTLAAEGRQLQAHKIVLSACSSYFQALFTTNPCQHPIVILKDVQYDDLKTMVDFMYYGEVNVSQEQLPHILKTAEMLKIKGLAEMPTDPANLTKSDSKSSTDGTELVGGAGVGTGAGNSAGSLGAASGSSVGDSLWSSSEAQQFQQQQQAQQQAQQQHHHHQQQQQLQQQQQQAQQQQQQQQHHHHHHQQQQGGQAQAAQTHHHQMRRTPSPLSAGTSPATRRKRLRKSSNNGSGDRNNAEEQHNSSLDAGSGAGNAGLSLAQMNQMTFGAGGGLAGHSLHAAKLLKESASAELDQQPQDSDLDDGHGHLHMQIVMKLKPEVDIGGVNQTMPLDISGGTTPSEHDAPNSQSSHSEPSPAHAPHPPHPPLAAASSSSGGSGSFERSFSIGGVGSGECDPDGTPSSPAVMGTKRNRVLTRQPRVKRDSDSISSTNQISPDTAATTLDFDPFNAAGATSATARDYSTTGSHHLHHQPAVHHHHHLLTVPPRIERHASEPAPSLGPSTPHLLSVPSSTPYLIKQHSDPLLPRQSALHIAGSASGSSTAMATGSNPFAPLHRQYSHPLSGSNASYVTPAPLHHPHHISLPESIYASGSPPPAGSSQYLVPTRVLACPVVSSETAATPTNASPGSSSTVSAAVSVVTSPNSGLQNSASRHPLSPTFSIGSDVAHERRSPHSPSISRSHVVERAVKNPAEAANGGGSRLRTSKSASGSISGTHLHPGQATMSSSFEHLPTLRVKNEELQRSVSSPQTQREIITLENPRSSHCPVIRPGPALGCNFCWNTIDGHGRILRRKTKYHCPECQTNLCIVPCFQEYHERLNNEAAAASSGATAGDNQTSSSTTGSGSSSSGKASPYVSSAGSSSSGAGAARHYTKTESI
- the LOC6533423 gene encoding longitudinals lacking protein, isoforms J/P/Q/S/Z isoform X4 translates to MSVQQFCLRWNNHQPNFISVCSSLLHNGTLVDVTLAAEGRQLQAHKIVLSACSSYFQALFTTNPCQHPIVILKDVQYDDLKTMVDFMYYGEVNVSQEQLPHILKTAEMLKIKGLAEMPTDPANLTKSDSKSSTDGTELVGGAGVGTGAGNSAGSLGAASGSSVGDSLWSSSEAQQFQQQQQAQQQAQQQHHHHQQQQQLQQQQQQAQQQQQQQQHHHHHHQQQQGGQAQAAQTHHHQMRRTPSPLSAGTSPATRRKRLRKSSNNGSGDRNNAEEQHNSSLDAGSGAGNAGLSLAQMNQMTFGAGGGLAGHSLHAAKLLKESASAELDQQPQDSDLDDGHGHLHMQIKPEVDIGGVNQTMPLDISGGTTPSEHDAPNSQSSHSGLQWTVVDSNYPRFSLPACQSNLLGNGGGSGGGAGSQSSGANSAGGVNSDQRQQHEAQQQATQQQQHLQQLHYQQQQQQEQASASGQAYSSQIITVNNLVGSYATAAQNLSPTSPNESNMVQSVYSQGPTPTQSPVHAGVGGASAAGGGAGNASAGNGGATGAANQVVKRKRSVNPQGDENFIRALEAVRTGGIGFCKAARLYGVNNRTLWLEYKKRGYPVSRPSIKARVVKQEPNLSPSPTPSTNQGDDNTNETLGMQIPPQAETPTPSLMCTPHHAGLGSGAGSLPAGGNSHPAIGVMSLFDPRYMDSPSNVHSMTRQRYIEATGGGAGAGTGAGTGTINVNPTTAMNLQSINFNSI
- the LOC6533423 gene encoding longitudinals lacking protein, isoforms J/P/Q/S/Z isoform X3; amino-acid sequence: MSVQQFCLRWNNHQPNFISVCSSLLHNGTLVDVTLAAEGRQLQAHKIVLSACSSYFQALFTTNPCQHPIVILKDVQYDDLKTMVDFMYYGEVNVSQEQLPHILKTAEMLKIKGLAEMPTDPANLTKSDSKSSTDGTELVGGAGVGTGAGNSAGSLGAASGSSVGDSLWSSSEAQQFQQQQQAQQQAQQQHHHHQQQQQLQQQQQQAQQQQQQQQHHHHHHQQQQGGQAQAAQTHHHQMRRTPSPLSAGTSPATRRKRLRKSSNNGSGDRNNAEEQHNSSLDAGSGAGNAGLSLAQMNQMTFGAGGGLAGHSLHAAKLLKESASAELDQQPQDSDLDDGHGHLHMQIVMKLKPEVDIGGVNQTMPLDISGGTTPSEHDAPNSQSSHSGLQWTVVDSNYPRFSLPACQSNLLGNGGGSGGGAGSQSSGANSAGGVNSDQRQQHEAQQQATQQQQHLQQLHYQQQQQQEQASASGQAYSSQIITVNNLVGSYATAAQNLSPTSPNESNMVQSVYSQGPTPTQSPVHAGVGGASAAGGGAGNASAGNGGATGAANQVVKRKRSVNPQGDENFIRALEAVRTGGIGFCKAARLYGVNNRTLWLEYKKRGYPVSRPSIKARVVKQEPNLSPSPTPSTNQGDDNTNETLGMQIPPQAETPTPSLMCTPHHAGLGSGAGSLPAGGNSHPAIGVMSLFDPRYMDSPSNVHSMTRQRYIEATGGGAGAGTGAGTGTINVNPTTAMNLQSINFNSI
- the LOC6533423 gene encoding AF4/FMR2 family member lilli isoform X2, producing MSVQQFCLRWNNHQPNFISVCSSLLHNGTLVDVTLAAEGRQLQAHKIVLSACSSYFQALFTTNPCQHPIVILKDVQYDDLKTMVDFMYYGEVNVSQEQLPHILKTAEMLKIKGLAEMPTDPANLTKSDSKSSTDGTELVGGAGVGTGAGNSAGSLGAASGSSVGDSLWSSSEAQQFQQQQQAQQQAQQQHHHHQQQQQLQQQQQQAQQQQQQQQHHHHHHQQQQGGQAQAAQTHHHQMRRTPSPLSAGTSPATRRKRLRKSSNNGSGDRNNAEEQHNSSLDAGSGAGNAGLSLAQMNQMTFGAGGGLAGHSLHAAKLLKESASAELDQQPQDSDLDDGHGHLHMQIKPEVDIGGVNQTMPLDISGGTTPSEHDAPNSQSSHSEPSPAHAPHPPHPPLAAASSSSGGSGSFERSFSIGGVGSGECDPDGTPSSPAVMGTKRNRVLTRQPRVKRDSDSISSTNQISPDTAATTLDFDPFNAAGATSATARDYSTTGSHHLHHQPAVHHHHHLLTVPPRIERHASEPAPSLGPSTPHLLSVPSSTPYLIKQHSDPLLPRQSALHIAGSASGSSTAMATGSNPFAPLHRQYSHPLSGSNASYVTPAPLHHPHHISLPESIYASGSPPPAGSSQYLVPTRVLACPVVSSETAATPTNASPGSSSTVSAAVSVVTSPNSGLQNSASRHPLSPTFSIGSDVAHERRSPHSPSISRSHVVERAVKNPAEAANGGGSRLRTSKSASGSISGTHLHPGQATMSSSFEHLPTLRVKNEELQRSVSSPQTQREIITLENPRSSHCPVIRPGPALGCNFCWNTIDGHGRILRRKTKYHCPECQTNLCIVPCFQEYHERLNNEAAAASSGATAGDNQTSSSTTGSGSSSSGKASPYVSSAGSSSSGAGAARHYTKTESI